In a genomic window of Glaciimonas sp. PCH181:
- a CDS encoding NAD-dependent formate dehydrogenase, translating into MAKIICVLYDDPVTGYPTSYARDDLPQPERYPDGQTLPTPKGIDFKPGALLGSVSGELGLRKYLESQGHELIVTSSKDGTDSVLDRELHDAEIVISQPFWPAYMTAERIAKAKKLKMIVTAGIGSDHTDLQAAIENNITVAEVTYCNSHSVAEHVVMMILAQVRNYIPSYNWVVKGGWNIADCVARSYDLEAMNVGTVAAGRIGLRVLRLLKPFDVKLHYLDGHRLSEAVEKELNLTYHSTLESLTKVCDVVTLNCPLHPETEHMINEKSLKNFKRGAYLINTARGKLCDRDAIVNALETGRLAGYAGDVWFPQPAPNDHPWRTMPHHGMTPHISGTSLSAQTRYAAGTREILECYFEKRPIRDEYLIVQGGKLAGVGAHSYSKGNATGGSEEATKYEKKSA; encoded by the coding sequence ATGGCAAAGATTATCTGTGTTCTATACGACGACCCTGTCACCGGTTACCCCACAAGCTATGCACGCGACGACTTGCCACAGCCAGAGCGGTATCCCGACGGACAAACGCTGCCGACACCGAAAGGCATCGACTTTAAACCTGGCGCACTATTGGGCAGCGTTTCCGGTGAACTCGGTTTGCGTAAGTATTTAGAATCGCAAGGGCATGAATTGATCGTCACCTCCAGCAAAGACGGTACCGACAGTGTGCTGGATCGCGAATTACACGACGCAGAAATCGTCATCTCGCAACCGTTCTGGCCTGCGTACATGACCGCCGAGCGCATCGCCAAAGCCAAGAAACTGAAGATGATTGTGACTGCCGGGATCGGTTCGGATCACACCGACTTGCAGGCAGCGATTGAAAATAATATTACCGTAGCTGAGGTAACTTATTGCAACAGCCACAGCGTAGCCGAGCACGTCGTCATGATGATTCTGGCGCAGGTGCGTAACTATATTCCATCGTATAACTGGGTAGTTAAAGGCGGATGGAATATTGCCGATTGCGTCGCCCGTTCGTATGATTTGGAAGCCATGAACGTTGGTACGGTAGCTGCCGGTCGCATCGGTCTGCGCGTGTTGCGTCTGCTGAAACCTTTCGACGTCAAACTGCATTATCTGGATGGTCACCGTTTGTCAGAAGCAGTCGAAAAAGAACTCAATCTGACTTATCACAGCACGCTGGAAAGCTTGACCAAAGTGTGTGACGTAGTGACGTTGAACTGCCCATTGCATCCTGAAACCGAACACATGATCAACGAGAAATCGTTGAAAAACTTCAAGCGCGGCGCGTATTTGATCAATACTGCACGCGGCAAGTTATGTGATCGCGACGCCATCGTCAACGCGCTGGAAACCGGGCGTCTGGCAGGGTATGCAGGCGATGTCTGGTTCCCGCAACCGGCACCAAACGACCATCCATGGCGCACAATGCCGCACCACGGCATGACACCGCACATCTCCGGCACCAGTTTGTCAGCGCAAACCCGCTATGCAGCTGGCACGCGTGAGATTTTGGAATGCTACTTTGAAAAACGGCCGATTCGCGACGAATACCTGATCGTTCAGGGCGGCAAACTGGCGGGCGTCGGCGCGCACTCTTACAGCAAGGGCAATGCTACCGGCGGCTCGGAAGAAGCAACCAAGTACGAGAAAAAGAGCGCTTAA
- a CDS encoding aldo/keto reductase, translated as MEYRVLGRTGWKVSTVSFGSWAIGGTWGTVNDDESRLALHKALDNGVNFFDTADVYGDGRSERLLAQLRKDRSEKFHIATKAGRRLDPHVAGGYNRENLTAFVERSLRNLDTDALDLLQLHCPPTDVYYMPEVFGVLDDLVKAGKLQYYGVSVERVEEALKAIEYPAVQSVQIIYNIFRQRPQELFFAEAMRRQVGILARLPLSSGMLSGKFNATSTFAADDHRQFNRQGAAFDRGETFSGLDFATGLEAVEALRALVPAGMSMAQLALRWILTSPAVTCVLAGAKRADQVAENISAADLPPLPDSVLQAINALYRERVRPHVHHYW; from the coding sequence ATGGAATATCGTGTACTCGGCCGCACTGGCTGGAAAGTGTCGACCGTGAGTTTTGGTAGTTGGGCAATCGGTGGGACGTGGGGAACGGTCAATGATGACGAATCGCGTCTGGCGCTGCATAAGGCCCTGGATAACGGCGTGAATTTTTTCGATACCGCCGATGTGTATGGCGATGGTCGCAGTGAACGGTTGCTGGCACAACTACGCAAAGATCGCAGCGAAAAGTTTCATATCGCGACCAAGGCCGGGCGGCGCTTGGATCCGCACGTTGCGGGTGGCTACAATCGCGAAAATTTGACCGCCTTTGTAGAGCGCAGCTTACGCAATCTGGATACTGACGCGCTAGATTTGTTGCAATTGCATTGCCCGCCGACCGATGTGTATTACATGCCGGAAGTCTTCGGCGTGTTGGATGATCTTGTCAAAGCCGGTAAGTTGCAGTATTACGGCGTCAGCGTAGAGCGGGTGGAAGAGGCATTGAAGGCGATTGAATATCCAGCGGTGCAAAGCGTGCAGATTATCTACAATATTTTCCGCCAGCGTCCGCAAGAGCTGTTTTTTGCCGAAGCGATGCGACGTCAGGTTGGCATCCTCGCCAGATTGCCACTGTCTTCCGGCATGTTGTCTGGCAAATTTAACGCCACCAGCACTTTTGCTGCAGATGATCATCGTCAATTTAATCGGCAAGGCGCGGCGTTTGATCGCGGTGAGACCTTCTCAGGATTGGATTTTGCGACCGGGCTAGAGGCGGTAGAGGCGCTGCGTGCCTTGGTGCCGGCAGGCATGTCGATGGCGCAACTGGCATTGCGCTGGATTTTGACGTCGCCCGCCGTTACTTGCGTTCTGGCCGGGGCTAAACGTGCAGATCAGGTTGCGGAGAATATCAGTGCTGCCGATTTGCCGCCTTTACCCGACAGTGTTTTGCAAGCCATAAATGCGCTGTATCGGGAGCGTGTTCGCCCGCACGTGCATCATTACTGGTAG
- a CDS encoding alpha/beta fold hydrolase, translated as MIKQIEAGVLNVAYTENGPIDGIPVMLLHGFPYDVHAYDEVTPLLVSAGCRVFTPYLRGYGATRFLSPDTPRSGQQAVLAQDLLTFMDALGIEKAVLAGYDWGGRAACIVSALWPERVIGLVTGGGYNLQDIPSSIKPQLPQNEHRYWYQYYFHSDRGEAGLMQNRGELCRLLWTLWSPNWQFDQATYQQTAAAFDNPDFVPVVIHSYRHRFGLVAGDPTVEHIEQLLTKQPIITVPTVTLEGGGDGVSAIGGAEQHGRYFSGPYQRQVIPLIGHNIPQEAPHDFAAAIFSVLQS; from the coding sequence ATGATAAAGCAGATAGAAGCAGGCGTTTTAAACGTAGCCTATACAGAAAATGGACCCATCGACGGTATCCCAGTGATGCTTTTGCACGGTTTTCCGTATGACGTGCATGCCTATGACGAAGTCACGCCGCTATTGGTGAGCGCCGGATGTAGGGTATTTACACCGTATTTGCGCGGCTATGGTGCGACCCGTTTTCTGTCGCCGGATACACCGCGCTCCGGTCAGCAAGCCGTGTTAGCACAGGATTTGTTGACTTTTATGGATGCACTTGGGATTGAGAAGGCCGTGCTGGCCGGTTATGACTGGGGTGGTCGCGCCGCCTGTATCGTGTCCGCGCTGTGGCCGGAACGGGTGATCGGTCTGGTAACGGGCGGCGGATATAACCTGCAAGATATCCCTAGTTCCATCAAGCCACAGCTTCCGCAAAATGAACACCGCTATTGGTATCAATACTACTTTCACAGCGACCGTGGCGAAGCCGGTCTGATGCAAAATCGTGGGGAGTTATGCCGGTTATTGTGGACGCTCTGGTCGCCCAATTGGCAGTTTGATCAAGCGACGTATCAGCAGACGGCAGCCGCTTTTGATAATCCCGACTTCGTGCCGGTGGTGATCCATTCTTACCGGCATCGTTTTGGGCTGGTGGCTGGTGACCCGACCGTGGAGCATATTGAACAACTACTGACGAAACAACCCATCATTACCGTACCCACCGTCACGCTGGAAGGCGGTGGCGATGGCGTCAGTGCGATTGGTGGCGCTGAACAGCACGGGCGCTATTTTAGCGGCCCGTATCAACGTCAAGTCATCCCGTTAATCGGTCACAATATCCCGCAAGAAGCGCCGCATGATTTCGCTGCGGCGATATTTTCTGTATTGCAGTCTTGA
- a CDS encoding carboxylesterase codes for MQNEQPITHAVILLHGLCGSALEMGSIPKALRKNGCAVIELVIPDYSAGHVDASITPNWEDWCAFVESEISRLKVNFKTVSICGLSMGATLALAVASRSNELIAIVALSPVLRYDGWSIPWYQHLMKLPFLLGYKNWSHKESDPFGIKNFDMRRRVANALKKDGVAAVGAAAIPARQLHAAQKMMGYVRNSLKQVKTNILVIHAIDDETASPKNPELILEHVSSEMRKIIWLGDCYHIITVDNEREIVTNETVHFLKKNIEMHINDMSYRDLQNKSPLKDRRG; via the coding sequence ATGCAAAATGAACAACCTATTACGCATGCAGTAATTTTATTACACGGTTTATGCGGCTCGGCACTGGAAATGGGATCAATTCCCAAAGCGCTCAGGAAAAATGGTTGTGCAGTGATTGAGCTGGTCATACCCGACTATTCGGCAGGGCATGTTGATGCCAGCATCACGCCCAATTGGGAAGATTGGTGTGCATTCGTCGAAAGTGAAATTTCCCGCCTGAAGGTGAATTTTAAGACAGTGTCTATTTGCGGCTTGAGCATGGGCGCGACTTTAGCGCTGGCCGTGGCGTCCCGCAGTAACGAGTTGATCGCCATCGTGGCGCTATCCCCTGTGCTGAGATATGACGGCTGGTCGATCCCTTGGTATCAGCATCTAATGAAGCTTCCGTTTTTGTTGGGGTATAAAAATTGGTCGCACAAGGAAAGTGACCCATTTGGGATAAAAAATTTCGATATGCGTAGACGAGTGGCGAACGCGCTCAAAAAAGATGGCGTCGCGGCCGTTGGCGCGGCAGCTATCCCGGCAAGGCAACTGCATGCCGCACAAAAAATGATGGGTTATGTGCGCAATTCGCTTAAGCAAGTGAAAACGAATATTCTGGTGATCCATGCCATCGATGACGAAACCGCTTCACCCAAAAATCCAGAGCTAATTTTGGAGCATGTTAGTTCAGAAATGCGCAAAATAATTTGGCTGGGAGATTGTTATCATATTATTACTGTCGATAACGAACGTGAAATCGTCACCAACGAAACGGTCCATTTTTTAAAGAAAAATATTGAGATGCATATTAATGACATGTCCTACAGAGACTTACAAAATAAATCTCCGTTAAAAGATCGACGTGGTTAA
- a CDS encoding DUF4118 domain-containing protein yields the protein MKLKNSRTWKQSGIHSVSICFVGFAIAFCLRYVLNSALDESMSMLFFSMNCIVMAYFFGFWHSTGLLAISLPTAFFFFRKPYYFFDGIAMKDAYIVIVYVSIILLASWIIEWLQRERYAAVLQQRVSETRYQLLIESDQARRVEHARNAAE from the coding sequence ATGAAATTAAAAAACTCTAGAACGTGGAAGCAAAGCGGTATTCATTCAGTGTCCATCTGTTTTGTCGGATTTGCTATCGCATTTTGTCTACGTTATGTGTTGAATTCAGCATTGGATGAATCCATGTCTATGCTATTTTTCTCGATGAATTGTATCGTCATGGCGTATTTCTTTGGCTTCTGGCACTCCACGGGACTATTGGCGATTAGCTTACCCACGGCGTTTTTCTTTTTCAGAAAGCCCTATTATTTCTTTGATGGTATTGCTATGAAGGATGCTTATATCGTTATTGTTTATGTAAGTATCATTTTGTTGGCCTCATGGATAATCGAATGGTTGCAACGCGAGCGTTATGCTGCCGTTTTGCAGCAAAGGGTTTCTGAGACGCGCTATCAATTGTTGATTGAATCTGACCAAGCCAGACGTGTCGAACATGCCAGAAATGCGGCCGAGTAA
- a CDS encoding molybdopterin-binding protein: protein MKTSARNQFHGKVSHIKTGAVNDEIEIELPGGDKLVAIITSESTKNLGLQVGSSAIALIKAPWVIVATGVDGIRLSARNQLAGKVTKLVLGAVNAEVVIQLAGGNSVCAIITIDSATDLGLAEGEAATAIFKASHVIVGVPT from the coding sequence ATGAAAACCAGCGCCCGTAACCAATTTCACGGCAAGGTTAGCCACATTAAGACCGGTGCCGTCAACGATGAAATCGAAATTGAATTACCCGGTGGAGACAAACTTGTTGCCATCATTACCAGCGAAAGCACCAAAAATCTCGGCCTGCAAGTTGGCAGCAGTGCGATTGCCTTGATTAAAGCACCTTGGGTAATTGTCGCCACTGGTGTCGATGGCATTCGCTTGTCAGCACGTAATCAACTGGCCGGAAAAGTCACCAAACTGGTACTTGGCGCGGTAAACGCCGAAGTGGTGATCCAACTGGCGGGCGGAAATAGTGTCTGTGCCATTATCACAATCGATAGCGCGACCGACCTTGGTTTGGCTGAGGGCGAAGCCGCCACTGCGATTTTTAAAGCCTCGCACGTGATCGTCGGCGTACCGACGTAA
- the alkB gene encoding DNA oxidative demethylase AlkB translates to MSLNLFDDAEQSRVWHEELCPGALVLRHFALSYEPAIFAALDEIAAQTPFRHMVTPGGFTMSVAMTSCGSYGWVTDRRGYRYDKVDPLSGKQWPVLPEVFRKLAEDAAARAGFADFAPDACLINRYAAGARLSLHQDKDERDIGQPIVSVSLGIPAIFLFGGACREDKTQRIQLTHGDVVVWGGPARLHFHGISPLKEAHHPLTGDVRINLTFRKAT, encoded by the coding sequence ATGTCATTAAATTTATTCGATGATGCAGAGCAAAGCCGTGTCTGGCATGAAGAACTGTGCCCCGGCGCGCTGGTACTGCGTCACTTTGCGTTGTCGTATGAACCGGCAATTTTTGCCGCCTTGGATGAGATTGCCGCTCAGACACCGTTCCGTCATATGGTGACGCCGGGCGGCTTTACGATGTCGGTGGCGATGACTAGTTGCGGGTCGTATGGCTGGGTGACGGATCGCAGGGGTTATCGTTATGACAAAGTTGACCCCCTCAGTGGAAAACAATGGCCTGTTTTGCCGGAAGTATTTCGAAAATTGGCTGAGGATGCGGCGGCGCGCGCTGGTTTTGCGGATTTTGCGCCCGATGCTTGTCTGATTAATCGCTACGCTGCTGGCGCACGGTTGTCGTTGCATCAGGACAAGGATGAGCGTGATATCGGCCAGCCGATTGTTTCTGTTTCTCTTGGTATCCCGGCCATTTTTTTGTTTGGCGGTGCTTGCCGGGAAGATAAAACACAGCGAATACAGCTGACGCATGGAGATGTGGTGGTGTGGGGCGGCCCGGCCCGATTGCATTTTCACGGCATTTCGCCATTAAAAGAAGCGCATCATCCGCTGACAGGGGATGTACGGATTAATTTGACGTTTCGTAAAGCAACCTGA
- a CDS encoding ABC transporter ATP-binding protein — protein sequence MSISPAKPLFDSNATAAAPALECRGLQKSYGHGRTVLAHLDFALQPGEYVAVMGDSGVGKSTLLNLIAGLDNADAGMVLIDGVAMSSLDEDAATRLRRQKLGFIFQAFHVLPHLTLLQNVALPLLLNGQGFARATEMLAAVGLAGRGNDFPRQLSGGEMQRVAIARALVHRPKLILADEPTGNLDPETAHEVLTLLRHECKANGASAIMVTHSMAAAATADRILELTASGLHPLTAKV from the coding sequence ATGTCTATCTCTCCTGCAAAACCCCTTTTCGATTCCAATGCAACAGCGGCTGCCCCCGCGCTCGAATGTCGCGGCCTGCAAAAATCTTATGGACACGGTCGGACTGTGCTGGCGCATCTGGATTTTGCGTTGCAGCCCGGCGAATATGTTGCCGTTATGGGCGATTCTGGTGTCGGCAAATCGACGCTGCTGAATCTGATTGCCGGACTGGATAATGCCGACGCAGGCATGGTGCTGATCGATGGCGTGGCGATGTCCAGTCTAGACGAAGATGCTGCAACGCGTTTGCGCCGCCAAAAACTCGGTTTCATATTTCAGGCATTTCATGTACTGCCACATCTGACGCTGCTACAAAATGTGGCGTTGCCGCTGTTATTGAACGGGCAAGGTTTTGCGCGTGCAACTGAAATGTTGGCGGCAGTGGGATTGGCAGGCAGAGGCAATGACTTCCCGCGCCAGCTATCGGGCGGCGAAATGCAACGTGTTGCGATTGCACGGGCGCTGGTACATCGGCCTAAACTGATTCTGGCTGATGAGCCTACCGGCAATCTCGATCCGGAAACCGCGCATGAAGTATTGACGCTATTGCGCCATGAATGCAAAGCCAACGGCGCTTCGGCGATTATGGTCACGCATTCAATGGCGGCAGCGGCAACCGCCGACCGTATTCTTGAGTTGACCGCAAGCGGTCTGCATCCGCTGACGGCGAAGGTCTGA
- a CDS encoding autotransporter serine protease, protein MPISLITKDASCIAVSLLLIGCGGGGSGSGAQNPYVSKPISTKTTPVTPTTVITAPVTKLVTPVIITTPVVTPITPVTPQIITLLPITPVTPNIVTPPPITPVTPDIVTPPPIKPVTPKVITADRPLFDAADPIGMKDLRNRGITGKGVKIGIVDTDFLAEHAEFGDRVQMSGDGNGNAHGTHVAEVLGGKTIGVAPEVTMLAVASGAKGNNNGLKTHLDIQTLQIFSLSKAKIVNLSMGTGDITKPTKSQLNLRSFKDMVARGSLFVWATGNSGQKNPSSEAGMPLNDPKLERGWLAVTEANVAGNGFGQAEMPSYANRCGVASNWCLAAPGEMVSEITGKSANGTSFAAPAVSGAAALVKQVHPSMNADLLRQTILSTATDMGESEKYGWGMLNVSKAIKGPALFDKRLALGDNVVSYIFDDQNSDFSNDISGDAGLIKVGPGMLTLSGQNTYQGHSQVTAGTLNITGSTASNVNIDSKSHLRGDNGRVKGSVINSGGMQVVGNGLAIGGNYTSEKATLEKQMGAPLTIGGKATLGAQSKLVMTPKKDEASFGYITAQGTTDVVMRAGGGIEGKFSEVGFKESGGDIVKPAATLFSKSALTKNQNSVELHVSRHDLQVVAEQAFATDTTRINSAKNLEKVLRVADEMVATEQTGGDNAVFLMNAAAMQETDNLSAAADVLDSLSGQIHGSAQALTFQQSQSINRDLSNRLAQLGNNNSDNPSAKTGIWTSVIASSGKLTQHGFASANTTLSGGQFGIDTRLNDDTIIGAALAYSDSTANFDRFGGQSKSQNIGASLYGRYALQAAGVNAYVSGRAGIATVDSNVSRTAIVGSEAINLQAKHTDQVLSAYLETGFDHQLTSSISVTPFAGVSYDRVKRGGFSELGNTFGLSANSQAYQQTAGLLGARGNAKFNWFAGKSNVQMYAAWQHAFNNGNLDFAANYTGVAGTNVSVKGIGMQRNTAWVGIGIATDVSKRWSWHANYDAQFGQTGKLNNVISAGIRMHLD, encoded by the coding sequence ATGCCAATATCCCTCATCACAAAAGACGCATCATGCATCGCCGTTTCTTTGCTTCTCATCGGTTGCGGTGGCGGAGGCAGCGGCAGCGGAGCGCAAAATCCTTACGTTTCAAAGCCGATCTCTACTAAGACCACACCTGTTACGCCAACCACAGTCATCACTGCACCGGTAACAAAACTTGTCACGCCAGTGATAATAACTACGCCCGTGGTAACACCAATAACGCCGGTCACCCCGCAGATCATTACTCTCCTGCCGATTACACCTGTTACGCCAAATATTGTTACGCCACCGCCGATAACACCTGTCACGCCGGATATCGTTACTCCACCGCCGATAAAGCCAGTTACACCAAAGGTAATTACTGCGGATCGTCCGCTATTTGACGCCGCCGATCCGATTGGCATGAAAGACCTGCGCAATCGCGGCATTACTGGTAAAGGCGTAAAAATCGGCATCGTCGATACCGATTTTCTAGCGGAACACGCTGAGTTCGGCGATCGCGTTCAAATGAGCGGCGACGGCAACGGCAATGCCCACGGCACCCATGTCGCGGAAGTATTGGGCGGCAAGACTATAGGCGTTGCGCCAGAAGTGACTATGCTTGCTGTTGCAAGCGGCGCCAAAGGCAATAACAATGGTCTGAAGACCCATCTTGACATCCAAACCCTTCAAATTTTTAGTCTGTCAAAAGCGAAAATCGTGAATTTATCGATGGGAACCGGAGACATTACCAAGCCAACCAAATCCCAGCTCAATCTCCGTTCATTCAAAGATATGGTGGCACGAGGCAGTTTATTTGTATGGGCGACAGGTAATTCGGGTCAAAAAAATCCTTCATCAGAGGCTGGTATGCCGCTGAATGATCCAAAACTGGAAAGAGGTTGGCTCGCCGTTACCGAAGCAAATGTTGCAGGCAACGGCTTTGGGCAGGCTGAAATGCCAAGTTATGCCAATCGCTGTGGTGTCGCATCCAACTGGTGTCTGGCGGCACCGGGAGAAATGGTCTCTGAAATCACCGGAAAATCTGCAAACGGCACTTCCTTCGCAGCACCTGCCGTCTCCGGAGCCGCGGCGCTGGTCAAGCAGGTTCATCCATCGATGAACGCAGACTTGCTGCGCCAGACCATTTTATCGACGGCCACCGACATGGGCGAATCGGAAAAATACGGCTGGGGAATGTTAAACGTCAGCAAAGCCATCAAAGGTCCCGCCCTATTTGATAAGCGCCTGGCGCTAGGCGACAATGTCGTAAGCTATATTTTTGACGATCAGAACTCAGACTTTAGCAATGATATCAGCGGCGATGCAGGTTTAATCAAAGTCGGACCGGGGATGCTGACTTTGTCCGGTCAAAATACTTATCAGGGGCATAGTCAAGTCACCGCAGGCACACTAAACATCACCGGATCAACCGCAAGCAACGTAAATATCGACTCAAAAAGTCATTTGCGAGGCGATAACGGTCGTGTAAAGGGTAGCGTTATTAACAGCGGCGGTATGCAAGTAGTGGGCAACGGTCTGGCTATTGGCGGCAATTACACCTCTGAAAAAGCGACCCTGGAAAAGCAAATGGGCGCACCATTGACCATCGGCGGTAAAGCAACACTAGGCGCGCAATCCAAGTTAGTCATGACGCCGAAAAAAGATGAAGCATCATTCGGCTATATCACAGCACAGGGAACGACCGATGTCGTGATGCGGGCTGGCGGCGGAATAGAAGGCAAGTTCAGCGAAGTCGGATTTAAGGAAAGTGGTGGCGATATCGTGAAACCGGCAGCAACACTGTTCAGCAAAAGCGCCTTAACCAAAAATCAAAATAGCGTCGAATTGCACGTCAGCCGTCATGATTTGCAGGTAGTCGCTGAACAAGCTTTTGCGACCGATACAACACGCATCAACTCGGCAAAGAATCTTGAAAAAGTATTACGGGTAGCAGATGAAATGGTCGCGACAGAACAAACCGGCGGCGACAACGCAGTCTTTTTGATGAATGCTGCAGCGATGCAAGAAACTGATAATCTTTCGGCAGCAGCGGATGTATTGGATAGTTTGTCAGGGCAAATTCATGGTTCAGCACAAGCACTGACGTTTCAACAATCGCAATCGATTAATCGTGATCTGTCGAACCGGCTGGCGCAATTGGGCAATAACAACAGCGACAATCCATCAGCCAAGACTGGCATCTGGACCAGCGTTATAGCAAGCTCGGGTAAATTAACCCAGCACGGTTTTGCCAGCGCCAACACAACACTGTCAGGCGGCCAGTTTGGTATCGACACGCGTTTGAATGATGACACTATCATCGGTGCAGCATTGGCCTATTCAGACAGCACAGCGAATTTCGACCGTTTTGGCGGCCAATCGAAAAGTCAAAACATTGGCGCGTCACTTTACGGTCGCTATGCGTTGCAGGCAGCAGGCGTCAATGCATACGTGAGTGGACGTGCAGGTATTGCTACGGTTGATAGCAATGTTAGTCGGACAGCGATTGTCGGATCGGAAGCCATCAATTTGCAGGCAAAACATACGGATCAAGTGTTGTCGGCCTATCTGGAGACAGGCTTCGATCATCAACTCACCAGCAGCATAAGCGTAACGCCATTTGCAGGCGTGTCGTATGACCGTGTTAAGCGTGGAGGTTTTAGCGAGTTGGGCAACACATTCGGCCTAAGTGCCAATAGCCAGGCTTATCAACAGACTGCCGGCTTGTTAGGCGCACGTGGCAATGCGAAATTCAACTGGTTTGCAGGAAAAAGTAACGTGCAAATGTATGCCGCCTGGCAGCACGCATTTAACAACGGAAATTTGGATTTTGCGGCTAACTACACCGGCGTAGCAGGAACAAATGTGTCTGTAAAAGGTATCGGCATGCAGCGCAATACAGCGTGGGTTGGTATCGGCATTGCGACGGATGTCAGCAAGCGTTGGAGTTGGCATGCTAACTACGATGCGCAATTCGGTCAGACGGGGAAGTTGAATAATGTTATATCGGCAGGGATTCGCATGCATTTGGACTGA
- a CDS encoding LysR family transcriptional regulator: MFIRQLKYLVTLADLGHFSRAAEACHVSQPALSTAIRNLEKELELNLVRRGRNYEGLTAEGERVVGWAQQLLSSYEAMRQETVSAHKNLSGTLRIGAIPTTMPVVPFLTTPCQEEYSEIKVTVLSLSSDEIVRRLDNCDIDLGLTYLDDKSLSGFQMYPLFVERYVLVARNEAIFEGRESLDWSEVASLPLCLLTTNMQSRRIIDAAFRKAGVTPRIRVETDSIFALYAQLRCSDLCAVVPHSVLSLIELRQEIAVMPITPHLSREIGLITRKQTPYPPVTAAALEMALKVPLQARFDSLITGPY, translated from the coding sequence ATGTTTATACGACAACTTAAATATCTGGTAACCCTTGCCGATTTAGGCCATTTTTCGCGTGCGGCCGAGGCCTGCCACGTTTCCCAACCTGCCCTTTCCACCGCCATCCGTAATCTTGAAAAAGAACTGGAACTGAATCTGGTCCGGCGCGGCAGAAACTATGAAGGACTTACTGCTGAAGGCGAGCGTGTCGTCGGCTGGGCGCAGCAATTATTGTCTAGCTATGAAGCAATGCGGCAAGAGACCGTCAGCGCGCATAAAAACCTTTCGGGAACCTTGCGCATCGGCGCAATCCCCACCACCATGCCCGTCGTGCCGTTTCTGACAACGCCTTGTCAGGAAGAATATAGCGAGATTAAAGTAACCGTCCTGTCATTGTCGTCCGACGAGATTGTGCGGCGTCTGGATAATTGCGATATCGATCTGGGCCTGACCTATCTTGACGATAAATCGCTATCCGGTTTCCAGATGTATCCGTTATTCGTAGAGCGCTACGTGCTGGTAGCCCGAAATGAAGCGATTTTTGAGGGTCGGGAATCGTTAGATTGGAGCGAGGTGGCAAGCCTGCCTTTATGTCTGTTAACAACGAACATGCAAAGTCGTCGCATCATTGATGCGGCATTTCGAAAGGCTGGGGTCACGCCCCGGATTCGGGTTGAGACCGATTCCATCTTCGCGCTGTATGCCCAACTGCGCTGTAGCGATTTATGCGCAGTGGTCCCCCACAGTGTGCTGAGTCTGATCGAACTACGCCAGGAAATTGCCGTGATGCCGATCACGCCGCATCTCTCGCGTGAAATCGGTCTGATTACCCGCAAACAGACCCCCTATCCTCCCGTCACGGCAGCCGCGCTGGAAATGGCATTAAAAGTGCCACTACAGGCGCGTTTCGATAGTTTGATAACCGGCCCTTATTGA
- a CDS encoding cysteine hydrolase family protein translates to MASALLVIDVQEGLFRPEPRPALADAIVMRINDLTSRAREHDIPVCFVQHETNSGELEFGSAAWALVKQLKVEATDNLVRKTTGDAFLRTSLSALLETLSVSHLFVCGYATEFCVDTTVRRAAALGYDVTLVADAHTTHDKAHASAAQIREHHNYTLPEITSFGSRILALSSDRLNFPSN, encoded by the coding sequence ATGGCATCCGCACTACTTGTGATCGATGTTCAGGAAGGGCTATTTCGCCCGGAGCCACGACCGGCACTGGCTGATGCCATAGTTATGCGTATCAACGATCTCACATCCCGCGCCAGAGAACATGACATTCCGGTCTGTTTTGTCCAGCATGAAACGAACTCAGGGGAACTGGAGTTTGGGTCAGCAGCGTGGGCGCTGGTAAAACAATTGAAAGTCGAGGCGACCGATAACCTTGTCAGAAAAACGACAGGGGATGCATTTTTGAGAACATCTCTCAGTGCGTTGTTGGAAACACTGTCCGTTTCACACCTCTTTGTATGCGGTTACGCCACCGAATTTTGTGTAGATACGACCGTCAGACGCGCTGCGGCGTTGGGTTACGACGTCACGCTAGTGGCTGATGCGCATACCACGCACGATAAGGCGCATGCGAGTGCTGCCCAAATTCGGGAGCATCATAATTACACTTTGCCTGAGATAACGAGTTTTGGCTCTCGCATTCTGGCGCTGTCTTCAGACCGGCTTAATTTTCCCTCTAACTGA